ctttttttatgttttatatatgtaCTAGTGGTCGAACCACAATATTGTTTATTTGTTCCGTTTAGCTCACTATGGCTAGAATTGTTATATGGAAAGCATATCGTTTTGTATTGGTCGTGTATTATATTTTTAAACTATTAAAATAATGTTTAATATTTGTTGCAAATGAtatccgcagcaacgcgcggtaatTTTTTAACTAGTTCTCATCTAAAAACATACTATTACATGAGTATCATTTTTCATCTAaaatataattttactaataacaaaaTATATGTATTAAGGGGCCCTTGTCTACCAATCTACCATTAAGGGATGAGCTCTCTAATCAAGAAGTTGAGAATTCAAACTTCACTTATGAGTTGTAACACATACATATTAATATTCGTGGTGGTTCATTTAATATGTATGTTATATTTTCGGATTGTTGTGATATAAAGAAAcaagaaaaatatatatttttacttactgaattatttaaaaatatatataaataaacctgTTTTaggatattaatgataatttttaattttttaatgcaAATTATCAATATCAAATATTCATGCTTTAAAATCAGGTACTCAATATTAATTTATAAATAGAACaaaataacatttttataaaaactaaaaaagAAAACTCTCTCCGCGTCAATTTAATAGTTCAATTCAATATTACATTTTGAGATGTCATAAAATCAATATGTCATCTTCATAAGTGGAAGATTATAATATACTCCTGTTTTATCCATGTAAAAAAAAGGTAAATAAAAAGTAACGAGTAACTATAATTAGTTTTGTTTGggcttttttttatgttttatatatgtaCTAATCGTCGAACCACATTATTGTTTGTTTGTTCCGTTTAGTTCACTACGGCTAGAATTGTTATATGGAAAGCATATCGTTTTGTACTGGTCGTGTATTATATTTTTAAACTATTAAAGTAATGTTTAATATTTGTTACAAATGATATCCGTAGCAACGCGGGGTACATCTAAAACAAAGTATTACATGAGTATCATTTTTCATCTAaaatataattttactaataacaaaaTATATGTATCAAGGGGCCCTTGTCTACCAATCTATCATTAAGGGATGAGCTCTCTAATCAAGAAGTTGAGAATTCAAACTTCACTTATGAGTTGTAACACATACATATTAATATATGTGGTGGTTCATTTGATATGTATGCTATATTTTTGAATTGTTGTGATATAAAGAAACAAGAATAATAGATATTCTTACTTATTGAATTattcaaaaaatatataaataaacctGTTTTAGGATATTAACTAGATTTGTGGTCCGCGCTTTGCGACGGATTAGTGTCATTTTAACGCTACTACATCGTTAGACAGTTTTTGGGCTGAAAGTCATCAAAATGTTGTCCACTCTTTCCAGACCATTTACGCAATGCCCAGCAACTGTTATGGTTTGAGGCATCCTTTGTTCATTTTTACACTCTAAATTATTGAGATAAAAAGAACAAATAAATGTTTGAATTTGGTGATAATAAAAGAACAAAAACTACAACTATGTTAGATTCATATTTATAACTTTTACCAacgacaaaaataaaaataaataattaaagttGTACAAAAAAATATTTTAAAGACAAAAAGAAAAAAGTCATTGttaagaaataggagtataaatactACGCGTATTTTTTCAATGAACTTAACTTTTAATTTAATTTCAAATaagttaaaattaaaaattaaaattaagataatAAGAAATATGTGGGCTTTTTTTATCTCGTTTAATGTTTGGGCTTAAGCCCACCAGAAAAGGCTTGAAATCTGCTCATTTGTGATAGGGTTTTGGTATAAGTTAATTTTCTTTATCATTATTCAAACACCACACACTTTCACATTTGCTTTATCCTCTACTAAACTATATCTGAGTTTATCTTCTTGAATTTTCATCTTCAACGCGTTTTCATCAAAAAAAATTTAATAGTTTCTAACTTGTTTTGTTAGTATATTTTTAGCATAAATAATATCAAATCGAGTTTTATATAAACGATTTTTTATATGTATGCTTTCTCTAACATTCTCGTTCAACAAATCTAGAAAAAATAAACGTCGTTATTAAGAAACTCATATTTTTCTTTTCAAAGTGGTATTTGTAGTAAGTTGATGGTGGTGATGGACGGAGTTCGTGGTAGGGCGATGATGGCGGTGAACGGAATTTCACGATGGTGGTGGTGGAGGTCGATATTAGTTGTAGATCTCTCATCGTAACAATTAGAACCGAAATTTATGTTAAATCAAGACCGGAAACCGCATCGGTCGGAAAAGTTGTTTTGGgttagaattttttattttttcagtTTAAGATTAAAAATTTTCAAGTTCATGATCTTGTAAGTTCGTATATTATAgcgatatatgtttttatttttcagttgttttttgtgtttgttatattttcagactttgcttaactaaaaataaaaaaaatttgtccTCAGATCTGTTTAGTTCTAGATCCATATTGGCTGATGTTAGTGGCGACGTGCTCGTAGCAGTGGTATGGTGACGGTGGCGGCGGTGCTGGTGGAGGGGTGGTGGTTGGGTaagaggtaaaaaaaaaaaaaaggtggtgTTGAAGATATAAAGATGTGAAAGAATATTGTAAACTGTGATCttgcttttgttttttttttttccaacCTTGGGTGTGAAAAGACAAAAGTATCCCTGGTGGTTACTGTTATATTGTAGCGATTTCGTTGATGTGGTGGGATTTAATTGGTTGGcgttgtccatatttagtataaTGTATGATGTATAATGGTATTGATTGTTGCCGACATCGTTTTTGCTAGAAGTTGGTGTTAGTGGCGAATTGTTGCCGGAAGTGACAAGTAGCTGTTGAcggtggtttgtttcaaaaatggtTGGTGGCGGTGGTGTTTTATGGAGGGTTTTTATAGTTGTTTTTGGTGATAAAAAATTCTTTATTAGTCTTTGTTAGTTACTGTATTAATTTTAGTATATGATTTTTGTTTTAAGATGTAccccaatttatttatttattagattgTTTAGAATCGATTAAAGTAGATGTTAATTATTTAGGTAAACTTAAAATCAGAATTTGGAATAAAATCAGAAGATTAAGTAAattatttccaaaaaaaaaaaaaaaaaactgtagctACAGTTCGCTACAGTGTGTTACAGTAGCTACAGTGTTTTTGGGGTATGTGGCGGGTTGTGGTTGGAGGGTGTTGTCCATATTCAAAAATGGTTGGTGGCGGTGGTATTTTATGGAGGGTTTTTATAGTTGTTTTTGGTGATAAAAAATTCTTTATTAGTCTTTGTTAGTTACTGGATTAATTTTAgtatataatttttgttttaagATGTActccaatttatttatttattagattgTTTAAAATCGATTAAAGTAGATGTTAATTATTTAGGTAAACTTAAAATCAGAATTCAGAATAAAATCAGAAGATTAAGTaaattatttcaaaaaaaaaaaaaacctgtagCTACAGTGCGCTACAGTGTGTTACAGTAGCTACAGTGTTTTTGGGGTATGTGGCGGGTTGTGGTTGGAGGGTGTTCCatatatttagtatatagtatagtataatgataatttttaattttttaatgcaGTGATACGAATATGATTTTGCCGTATCAATTTTTCACATAACTTTGTCCGTTttcattattttcttttattttttcataATAATGGAGATATAGATTGAAAGGGTAATTTTCATCAAAGATAAAATTACAGAACAAAGAAATACCCGACGGAACAAAGAAAGACACGATAAAACAAAACAACCGGATAAAACAACTGGCCAAAACGAATCcaaaacagcaaaaaaaaaatgtTACCAATGAAAAAATCTAGCGATTAGCGATTACAGAATAAAGAAAGAGACAGAACCTGTTTTCATTTTGTCATAAATATGTTACCACTTACCAATCATTTATTAAAACCAAGTATACGTGGTAAGGTTGTTAGACAACTTATGCTGTACATCAATTATAATACCAATCATTGTTGATAacaataatatgtgaaaatatcaACGACTGTACATGTAGAATAATAGTACATGTCGAACTTGGAAAAATCTCTCCGTCACGGAATGTTAATGTGATGTACAAATATTGATAGGACCAATAATGGGATGTACAAATATTGATAGGACCAAATAGTTTATCTGTTAGGTAACAACCTCAAGCGTTCACAATGTAACAACTTGATTTATATCGAGATAAAAATATATAAGTGCTTTATAAATTTAAAGTTGTGGTAACCAATAACTTCTACCATGATTTTATTTCGAAACATAAATATATTAGGTTAGTTCATAAGTTTTATTAAGTTGAATGTGTGATTAATGAATATAGCAAGTTTTGAGTTAGCTACGCGTTGTGGCAgtgtaattaaaaaaataaaagtaaaaaacgTTTGCTGAGTTTTGAACTGGCGACAAACAGGTATCAAACTCGTGTGCCAGGCCATCCGGCCACCTATGCACTTTTCTATTATGTTACAACTATTAGTATAGGGGTGTGTTTGGatgatattaattaattaaataagaaTTTATAGGAGCTTAAAAACGTAGAAATTATGAGGTAAGAAGTTTATAATTTTTAAGTTTTgttcttaaaaaaaaattatagctCATCCTGAATTGTAAAACTTAAAAAATAAGCTCCTTAAACATGtacaattaataaataaaaaaataaaaaacctttcattattattattattatttttttattttttttttttttggtagaaGAGAATTCACCCGGTAAATATATAACGAATATAAGAATACAACTAGGGATGGCGATGGATCGGATATGAATCGATTGAtgtcatatccacatccatatccatttaatatttgctcatccatatccatatccatatccatatccatttaatttcagttcatccatccatatccatatccaatggattaagcgtGTTAATGGATATCTATTGGATATCAAACGGATTGTTAATCTAACGACGATTTCATCAatttaatatagtatataacaaatgTAAACATTTAATCTTTATGTTTTTTATTTGTTACacatgttttgattgtaatttgtcgcCGATCGTGAATTTAGATGAGCAAAAtacgttataatataagtaaatataagcTTAAACTAATCTGAAAACGTAACTTTGAATATTGttagtaatatttaataattgtgactatcacaactcttattttcattaataatttaagaatttgtaggtaatatgtatatgtatatcgatatgtagatgCATATGCTTATATtttagtacgtatatatgtatatatagatgtatttctggtgataatggatatatccgtggatgataagttgtcatccatatccgatgcctgaaatatttagatcatccatatccatattcatatccatatccgctAATCGTCCATTTATATCATTCATATCCATTATAATTTGATCGGATCGGGTGAATGTCCATGAATGAaacatccattgtcatccctaaatACAACGTTCAATTGATTATGAGACATGCCTCACAATCATAAGCCAAACAAACCATACCCAAAAGCTTAAAAGCATTATATTTTACATATTAATTTGTGTCTTAGTGTGTTtgtattattttacatattaatattataattaatgtcCTCTTTAGTTAATTTACAACAATAAGTTCCAGCTTCAACTACTTTATCAAACACTTATGGAAAATAATAAAAGTTCAAACTTttagcttaaaaaataagctctagctagtttcatccaaacatacCCTATATGTAGTCAAAAGTACGGGTTTTTTTTTTCGCCAATTAAAAAGCAATTCTCGAACCACCCGGTAGGCAACTCGCACGCCCAATCACCCGACTACACATGCATTTGTGTTATATGATACAACTATTACTATATTTCTACTTGAAAATTACGATTATTGTTCATGATTTGTTCTCTAATGGTATACTTTAGCTTTAGGAGTCCTCACACATTAATTATAGACTCAACGAATTCCTCCTTTCAGATTTAGAACAATCGACACTGAAGTAGACAATGGTCTGTAACGTTAAATGTGGATCTAGTTAATTAAATTATAGGTCCTTTGAGACTTAGATATGTTGATTCATTCAACTTGTACTGTAGCGCTAATTTTTGTAAGAAACTTGAGGCAAATTTATTGTCTATTATGAATTAATTTACTTTTTTCTTAAGTTACTTTGATTTATTAAAGAATCAATTATATCTCGAAGATCTAATTATGAATGTTTTTCTTTGCGGTAAACATAATATTATAAAAAATTTGATCAGAAGATCAATAAAATACAAATTCTTATGTACAACCGTAAATAGAATCTAGCCCCAATTAAAAACCGAAACATATGATAAAACAGCAACCACAAACTAAGCCAAGCATAATCACCAACGTTGTGTATATAAAATTTAAAGCTACATCCATAAGAACATCGAGTCCTCGAAAAAAAGCCGAGAATAGTCGTAGTCGTCAGAAATCAAAACACCGACCACCACTTACCTTTGAAAGTCGCCACAAAACTATTGTACGTGATGAGCACAAACTAGAACTCATTATGTTAGTCTTTAGATTTGCCTATATAATAATAAAACAAATATATATGATCCCGTTTTCTGTGAACGACAAATTTTTTATAAAGAGAAAAAAGAGATAATAAGGGCTTTACTGTTGAagaacgataattatatgtttgttgaTTTAGCACTCTGCATAATACATAGATATAAATCGGGAGAAACCCTATCAATACAAGATGGGCTAAGCCCAAACACTAAATATATATGGGCTAAATATAGTGGCTAACATCCTCTCGCAGTTGGAGCGGGAGCACGCCGAACGCTCAAACTGGATCTGAACTCGTCAAATAAAGCAAACGGTagacctttggtgaagatgtcggAAAACTGATATCTGGATGGAATATTAAGAACCCGGACATGTCCCTGAGCAACCAAATCTCTAACAAAGTGAATGTCGATCTCAATGTGCTTGGTCCGCTGGTGTTGAACTGGATTAGATGATAGATAAACAGAGCTGACATTGTCACAATAAACAAGCGTGGCGGAAGTGAGAGGGCAGTGAAGTTCTCGTAGTAAATTACGAATCCAACATGTCTCGGCAACTTTATTTGCAACCCCGCGATATTCTACCTCGGCACTGGAACGAGATGGAGTAAGCTGATGTTTTGATGACCAGGAGAGAAGGTTGTTACCGAGAATAACACAGTAGCCTGAGGTAGATCGTCTAGTAGTTGGGCAACCTGCCCAATCAGCGTCAGAGTAAGCGACCAATCTAGTGGGAGAAGATGCATATAACTGGAGACCAAGTTCAGTAGTTTCCTGAATGTACCGAATAATCCATTTGAAGGAGTTCATGTGTTGCTCACGAGGGTCATGCATGAAGAGACAGATCTGCTGAACGGCATATGAAATATCTGGTCGAGTGAACGTGAGATACTGTAATGCGCCGGCAAGGCTTCGATATAGAGTCGGGTCCTTGATAGAAGGGCCATGACAAGAAAGTTTGGCACTCGGTTCAACCGGGGTCCTGCAGGGATGACATGTAGGCATACCAGCTCGCGCAATAATCTCGGCGGTGTACTGTTTCTGTGAGAGGAATAGGACAAATGTAGTACGAGTGGCGTGAATCCCAAGAAAGTAGTTCAAGGGGCCCAAATCAGTCATAGCAAATTCCTTATATAAGGAAGAGATAATCTGCTGAAGTAAACCAGTGGAAGAAACTGTCaagacaatatcatcaacatataagagTAGATACGCAATACCGTGTCCCTGTCGATAAATAAAAAGAGAAGTATCACAACGGCTTTGGTGAAAGCCGATCCTCTGAGCATAACCTGAAAATCGCTGCAACCAAGCGTGTGGGGCTTGTTTAAGGCCATATAAGGATTTCTGCAATAAGCAAACATGATACGGATACCTAGGATCCCGAAACCCTGGTGGCTGATGCATATAGACAGTCTTTGAGAGCTGTCCGTGGAGGAAGgcattcttgacatctagctgatgaatAGGTCAGTTTCTGGATACCGCCAAACTAAGAACAGTGCGTATCGATGCCGGTTTGACAACCGGGCTGAAAGTCTCATCGCAATCAATGTTAATCTGCTCGCTACGACTGTTTGCAACAAGTCGAGCCTTGTACCTGCTCAAATTACCATCTGCATTATACTTGTGCTTAAATggccacatggagcgaactatgttcgtgtccgatgAACTGTTCCAACAACTAACATTCGTTTAAGCAAAAAATGTACGAATTAAGTCAAATAAATCACATTTCTTCACCGTCTGAGGGTTAAAATAGAGTTGTTACGAATACACTAATTAAAGGATCCAAAGAGAATCTTTTGAAATGGTATATATGATCCAATTTTCTAGTAATTATCCTGTAATACAAAACAAAATTGTACGTCGATATCAATTTAAGTTATAGAGTTTCATATTATTTATAAGTACAATTTATCTTCTCATATTTGTTTATTTCATGACGATGGTAGTGTGTTTAAGGAGTGATTACTTGTTACATTTCTAACTAACGAATCATATGTATGTGGTGATGATATCAACTTCTAATAACGATGATGTGTTGTCTCAAAATTAGTCTATTAGTTCGTAAAGCGAGTTGAATCACTCGACACGAAAAGAAacaaaaaaacaaataaaaatttaaTGGAAAACGATAGAATACGTCGTTGAGCGctcaaactgtagtgacccgaacttttccatgattatctcatgattatatattaaatgaaattgatatttacatgattaaatgttttcaacatgttaagcaatcaaacgtgttaagacttgattatttgaaatgagtttcatatagacaattgaccatccaagttgaccggcgattcacgaacgttaaaacttgtaaaaattatatgatatatatatatatatatatatatatatatatatatatatatatatatatatatatatatatatatatatatatatatatggatatgtatatagctaacatgatattatgaaaattaagtatctcacaaggtatattaacaatgagttatatacataaaatgagactattgaattatgaaactcgaaacgatatatgtaacgattatcgttatagcaacgccttactaaatacatatgtatcatattaagatatattcattgttggtgatttgcgtcaccaatatgatttaagtgtaatgggattaatttgttaaccaaaataaccttgataaatatcgaataagtttgggaaagtgtggagtgcacacttgtttgaacttatcgtaattaggatgggggttcgggggcagcgcccccgatagcggggtccaaggggcagagcccctggctggggtcgagctgccaggtcagcttggaaattttttgtttgggttaatatcgcattattaaaaatgtgttaaaatttgatttaaagctttcaacaacattaaatgagatcgttaacttaaagctttcaaaaacaacacttacatgtaacgactaacgttgacttaacgactcagttaaaatgaatatacatgtagtgtattaagatgtattagtacacttttgaaag
The window above is part of the Rutidosis leptorrhynchoides isolate AG116_Rl617_1_P2 chromosome 1, CSIRO_AGI_Rlap_v1, whole genome shotgun sequence genome. Proteins encoded here:
- the LOC139855049 gene encoding uncharacterized mitochondrial protein AtMg00810-like, which produces MWPFKHKYNADGNLSRYKARLVANSRSEQINIDCDETFSPVVKPASIRTVLSLAPPGFRDPRYPYHVCLLQKSLYGLKQAPHAWLQRFSGYAQRIGFHQSRCDTSLFIYRQGHGIAYLLLYVDDIVLTVSSTGLLQQIISSLYKEFAMTDLGPLNYFLGIHATRTTFVLFLSQKQYTAEIIARAGMPTCHPCRTPVEPSAKLSCHGPSIKDPTLYRSLAGALQYLTFTRPDISYAVQQICLFMHDPREQHMNSFKWIIRYIQETTELGLQLYASSPTRLVAYSDADWAGCPTTRRSTSGYCVILGNNLLSWSSKHQLTPSRSSAEVEYRGVANKVAETCWIRNLLRELHCPLTSATLVYCDNVSSVYLSSNPVQHQRTKHIEIDIHFVRDLVAQGHVRVLNIPSRYQFSDIFTKGLPFALFDEFRSSLSVRRAPAPTARGC